The Verrucomicrobiota bacterium JB022 nucleotide sequence AAGGAAAACCACTTCGCCGCCACCCACATTCTGGTACCGCGCCGGGGCGTCGCCGTGCACATCAACGCCTTCAACTTCCCGGTCTGGGGCATGCTGGAAAAATTCGCCGGCAACTTCCTCGCCGGCATGCCGTGCTTGGTGAAACCGGCCACCGCCACCAGCTACCTCACCGCCGCCTGCGTGCGCCTGATGCAAGACTCCGGCGCGCTGCCGGAAGGCGCCCTTCAGCTGATCATCGGCGGCACGGGTGATTTGCTCGACCAGCTCGACGAACAGGACATGGTCACCTTCACCGGCTCGGCCAACACCGCCCGCAAGTTGCGCGCGCACCCCAACATCATCAACCGCTCCATCCCCTTCAACGCCGAAGCGGACTCCCTCAACAGCGCCATCCTCGGCCCGGACGTCACCCCCGACGACGAGGAATTCGATCTGCTGGCCAAGGAAGTGGTCCGCGAAATGACCGTCAAAGCCGGCCAGAAATGCACCGCCATCCGCCGCATCCTGGTGCCGCAACAGCACCTGGACGCCTTCGGCGAACGCCTGATCCAGCGCCTGGAAAAAATCACCCTCGGCGACCCGGACGAAGAAGGCGTGCGCATGGGCGCGCTGGCGTCGCTGGACCAAAAAGAAGACGTGGCCGCCGCCGTCAACGACCTGCTCAACACCTCCGAATGTATCTTCGGCGGCAACGGCGACCCGCAGCCCATCGGCGAAGGCACCGACAAAGGCGCCTTCTTCGGCCCGCGCCTGCTGCGCAGCACCGATCCTCATGCGGAAGGCGGCGCCCACGACATCGAAGCCTTCGGCCCGGTCAGCACCCTCATGGGCTACGGCGACCTGGATGAAGCCATCGCCCTCGCCGACAAAGGCAAAGGCAGCCTGGTCACCACCTTCGCCACCAAGGATCCCAAAAACGCCGCCCGCGCCATCCCCGTGCTCGCCGCCCGCCACGGCCGCCTGCAAGTGCTCAACGCTGAATCCGCCAAGGAATCCACCGGCCACGGCGCGCCGCTCCCCATGCTCAAACATGGCGGCCCCGGCCGCGCCGGCGGCGGTGAAGAACTCGGTGGCATCCGCGCCGTCCGCCACTACCTCCAACGCACCGCCATCCAGGGCTCCCCCACCATGCTCGCCGCCGTCACCGGCGAATACGTGCGCGGCGCCGAAGTACTCGAAACCGAAGTGCACCCCTTCCGCCGCCACTTCGACGACCTCGCCATCGGCGAATCCCTGCTCACCCACCGCCGCACCGTCACCGAAGCCGACATCGTCAACTTCGGCTGTCTCTCCGGCGACCACTTCTACATGCACTTCGACGAAATCGCCGCCAAGGACTCTCAATTCGGCAAACGCATCGCCCACGGCTACTTCCTGCTCTCCGCCGCCGCCGGCCTCTTCGTCTCCCCGGCCCCCGGCCCCGTCCTCGCCAACTACGGCCTCGACACCCTCCGCTTCATCACCCCCGTCGGCGCCGGCGACACCATCCAGGCCCGCCTCACCTGCAAGAGAAAGATCGACCAAGGCAAAGCCGCCCCCGACGGCACCCCGCAAGGTGTGGTGGTCTGGGACGTACAGGTCAAAAACCAGGACGACGAACTGGTCGCCAGCTACGACATCCTCACGCTGGTGGCGAAGAAGAAAGGGGACGCATAACTCATGTGGTGAGTTAGTCCTTACTCTTCAACTCAAGGCTTCCTTGGTGATGGCCGCTCCTTTTGGGGCGGCCTTTTTTTGTTGCCGGTTTTTGATAAAGTTGTTTCAGCGATACCGAATTTTGTCTTGGGGGTTATAATGTCTGAACTTGTCTCGCAGCCCACCTCTATCCAGTC carries:
- the paaZ gene encoding phenylacetic acid degradation bifunctional protein PaaZ, whose amino-acid sequence is AAKPLASAINGEIVAHTHDDAPDFAAAVDYARTTGTRELLKLDFQERAARLKAMALYLQEHKKELYKLSRHTGATKGDNAFDIDGGFGTLFAYASMGRKELPSGNVLHEGPVVPLGKENHFAATHILVPRRGVAVHINAFNFPVWGMLEKFAGNFLAGMPCLVKPATATSYLTAACVRLMQDSGALPEGALQLIIGGTGDLLDQLDEQDMVTFTGSANTARKLRAHPNIINRSIPFNAEADSLNSAILGPDVTPDDEEFDLLAKEVVREMTVKAGQKCTAIRRILVPQQHLDAFGERLIQRLEKITLGDPDEEGVRMGALASLDQKEDVAAAVNDLLNTSECIFGGNGDPQPIGEGTDKGAFFGPRLLRSTDPHAEGGAHDIEAFGPVSTLMGYGDLDEAIALADKGKGSLVTTFATKDPKNAARAIPVLAARHGRLQVLNAESAKESTGHGAPLPMLKHGGPGRAGGGEELGGIRAVRHYLQRTAIQGSPTMLAAVTGEYVRGAEVLETEVHPFRRHFDDLAIGESLLTHRRTVTEADIVNFGCLSGDHFYMHFDEIAAKDSQFGKRIAHGYFLLSAAAGLFVSPAPGPVLANYGLDTLRFITPVGAGDTIQARLTCKRKIDQGKAAPDGTPQGVVVWDVQVKNQDDELVASYDILTLVAKKKGDA